AGGGGTGTTGAAGTCGAAGCATAAGACAGAATAATGTGACACTCTCCAAACCGAAAGGGGAGAGTAACAGGGAACACAAAGCATGTCTAAGTGTGACGGCCATATTATATCTACTCGACTGAAATATGCTTCTGTGACAGTACCGGGAATATGGCAGTTGGTGCTGGCGAGTCAACAGGTACCGCAGCAGACAACACCGGTAAGATCATTACAGGTGAAGAAGAATAGTAATAAAAATTATTATTATTATGCGTAAGGTTAAAAGCCCGTTTCATTTTCTGTGAAGCGGGCTTTTTCCATGTCTTGATGTTTAAATGGTAGCAGCTACCATTTAGCTGCCATTTATTGATTGACATTTATTATGAATTTAAGAATAATCTGTTCATGCCCAGAATATCACGAGTTGTCATTCCTGAACACCCACACCATATTACCCAAAGAGGGAATAATCAACAGGATGTTTTCATTGATGACACTGATCGAAAAAAATATCTTCTTTTGATCAATGAATATTCTCAAAGATATGGGATTACAATTTTATCATATTGTTTAATGTCAAATCATGTCCATTTTATAGTAGTTCCAAAAACCAAAGAGTCTTTAAGTAGGACATTTAATTTTGCACATGTCCAATATTCTAAATACTACAATCACAAAAAAAACCTAAAAGGACATTTATGGCAGAATAGGTTTTATTCATGTGTCTTAGATGAAAAACACTTGATATGTGCCGCAAGATATATTGAAAGAAACCCAGCAAGAGCCAGTATAGTCAAGAATCCATCTGAGTGGGAGTGGTCAAGTGCTTCATATAATTGTGGTTTATGTGCAAATAACATTATCAAGCTAGGAAATCTTTTTGATTATACTTATGTAAATAAAGAAGGTTGGAATGAATATATATGTTCATCTGAAACTACTGATGAAGTAGATGCTATAAAAAAATGCACGTTGAATGGTCGACCATTAGGGGCCTCAACTTTTGTAGAAGGGTTAGAGACTAGGTTGGGAAGAAGGTTGCAGGCTTTACCTAGGGGGAGACAATCAAGAAAATAGGTTTAAATGGTAGCTGCTACCATTTAGGGGTGTCCCTATTATTCTTCATATTGTTCTGCTATGGGGCAGTAATAGATAGATGTGTTGCAAAGTTGAACACTTTTTTGCACCTGATAACATAATTGTTAGTATTTTTATAGAGCGCACGCGTCACTAAAATACTTATAAAAAATATTGATAATTATAACGCTGTGTATTATAATGTCTTATAAGATTTACTAGTAGTTTTCTTAGATGTTGGCACGGCGATTGCTTTATATAGGTTCATGAAACAAAAATGACAAAACCAAAACCAACCAACCGAAAGGAGGAGGTTATGTCAAAACAGGGAATGGAGAAAATATTTGGTAAAGCAGTAACAGATGAGGTTTTTAGAGGCCAACTTCTGTCAGATCCTGACTCAGCATTAGCTGGCAGTGATCTATCTGAAGATGAAATTCAGGCAATTAAGGCAATGGACAAAGAATCAATTGAAAAATTTGTCGGTGGTCTTGATGAAAGAATTTCTAAACGTGGTAATCGTATGTAATATTGGCAGTGATTGAATAAAAAAGGTGAGTTCTGGAAACAGGGCTCACCTTTTTTATGTGCCATGGGTCATGTATCACGCGGCTTTTTCCACTTTGATATCTGATACGGTTTCTATGGATTCCGGTTTTGCCGGAGATAAAAGTTTGTTTTGTAAAATTATTATCCTTCCGTCGTAAACACCTTCTTCTGCTAATTTTTCAATAAGGTTTTGGGTCCTGGTTAGATAGTCAGCGCGGGTTTCAAGCGAAGTGATCCCTTCGAATAAGTGAGATTGCTTCGTTACACTAGCAATGACGGATAACTCATAATAGAGTTCAGCCAAAAGTAAACTGTCCAATGGAAATTTATTTTTTAATAAGAAATTTTCAACGTCTTTAAGTGATGAAAGTGCCTTTGATATTTTTAGCGAGGTGCTGTTATCGATATTTGTTTTCTTTTCAGACAATGCATTATTTAGTTTATTGCAAACTTTAAGTAGAAGGGCAAGATTTTTTGCTATACCTAGTTTGTGATCAAGTTTTTTTGCATTGTTAAAGCATGCGATTGCATCTAGAAATATATTTTTTAGGTTTTCCTCATTATCTTTATGAATTATAAAATCAATTTCACACTTTATTCTATCAATGACTCCAAGTCTAATTTTTATGTCTTTGCTTTTTGTAATCTTTTCAGAAAATGTCTTTACGTTATTTTGAATCTCTGAGATTAGATTTATTGCTTTACTGATTTCTCCGCTTCGGATATATCCCTCAAGAATATATCCCCAACAATCAAGCATTATTAGTAGACTAAGTTTTTTGTCTTCGATCTGATAGGCTTCATTTATTGCTTTTTGTAGATATTTGATGCTTTTTTCATGATCTTTTTTATAGCATATTCCGAAACCTTTATATAAATCCGCCTTTTCTTCAGCAAGTGCACCGAAAAGTTTTACAACCCTTTCCGCATCCATATAATAACCCAACGCTTTGTCATATTGACCAAGTAATCTATATCCCTCCCCGCAGTAGTTTAATGATGTAGTTAAAAATTCGGTATAATGATTTTTTTTCAAGATTAATATTGATTCGGTTGCAGTACGTATGGCATTATGTGGTTCACCTGA
This genomic window from Candidatus Ancaeobacter aquaticus contains:
- a CDS encoding transposase translates to MPRISRVVIPEHPHHITQRGNNQQDVFIDDTDRKKYLLLINEYSQRYGITILSYCLMSNHVHFIVVPKTKESLSRTFNFAHVQYSKYYNHKKNLKGHLWQNRFYSCVLDEKHLICAARYIERNPARASIVKNPSEWEWSSASYNCGLCANNIIKLGNLFDYTYVNKEGWNEYICSSETTDEVDAIKKCTLNGRPLGASTFVEGLETRLGRRLQALPRGRQSRK
- a CDS encoding Franean1_4349 family RiPP; translation: MSKQGMEKIFGKAVTDEVFRGQLLSDPDSALAGSDLSEDEIQAIKAMDKESIEKFVGGLDERISKRGNRM